The genomic stretch TGAATCATAACACCGCTGCCGATTTGTACTCCGTCATAAATAATCACATTATGGCCAATCACGACATTTTCACCGAAAGTGACATTCTCGCCAATTACCACATGCTGTCCTACTTTAAGTGGTTCCATTTTTGTTCCCCCTTCTCTTTTATTTAGTTGAAGAACTTGTTAATCATATCCACGACATATTCCTGTTGCTCTGCTTTAAGTTCAGGGAACATTGGAAGAGAAATGGCTTCCTGACAAGCCTTCTCCGTAACTGGTAGATCGCCTTCCTTATAACCAAGATTTGAAAATACTGGTTGCAGGTGTAGCGGTTTTGGATAATAAATCATTGTAGCCACACCTTGCTCTTTCAAGTACGCCTGAAGTTCATCGCGCTTAGGGACTCGAATGGTGTATTGGTGGAAGATATGATAGTTATGTTCCTCTACGTACGGTGTCGTAACGGTTTCCCCAAGACGCTCATTTAATAATGATGTATAACGTTCAGCTTTCTCAATCCGTTGTTTATTCCAGTCCGTTAAATGTGGAAACTTCACATTCAAAATAGCAGCTTGAAGTTCATCAAGACGACTGTTATAACCCAAAATATGATGATAATATTTTGGTTTGCTACCATGAACACGAATAACGCGCATTTTTTCTGCAACTTCATCATTATTCGTGATGATCATCCCAGCATCCCCATATGCCCCAAGGTTTTTTGTAGGGAAAAAGCTATATGTAGCCGTTGTACCAAGCTCCCCTACTTTTTTACCTTTATACTCAGAACCAATTGACTGGGCTGCATCTTCAATAATAGCCAAATTGTGCTTATCAGCAATAGCCTTCAAAGCATCCATATCAGCCATCTGACCATATAAATGAACGGGAATAATGGCTTTCGTTTTATTCGTTACAGCCTCTTCAACCTTTTTCGGATCAATATTAAAAGTTTTCGGATCAATATCAACAAATACCGGTGTCGCTCCAGCACGTGCAATGGCACCCGCAGTTGCAAAAAAAGTAAAAGCAGGACAAATCACTTCATCACCTTCACCGACATCACAACCTAATAAAGAAATATGTAGGGCGTCACTTCCGTTTGCAACGCCAACGCTGTGAGCAGCATGACTAAATTCTGCTACGTCACTTTCAAGTTTTTTTACATTATCTCCGAGAATGAAACGCGCACTCGACATCACTTCTTCTAAAGCAACACCGATTTCACCTTTAAGTGTTTGATATTGTTCGGTTAAATCAAGCATTGGTACTTTCATTTTTAAAAACCTCTTTCATGTTTTATTTATGCTTAAGTGAGCTATATAAATCAATAAGTCTTTCGCTTTCTTTCTCCCAATTGTAAGAATTCTCAATTGCTCTCCGACCACTTTCACCCATTTGTTTTGCT from Bacillus sp. Cs-700 encodes the following:
- a CDS encoding DegT/DnrJ/EryC1/StrS family aminotransferase, with the translated sequence MKVPMLDLTEQYQTLKGEIGVALEEVMSSARFILGDNVKKLESDVAEFSHAAHSVGVANGSDALHISLLGCDVGEGDEVICPAFTFFATAGAIARAGATPVFVDIDPKTFNIDPKKVEEAVTNKTKAIIPVHLYGQMADMDALKAIADKHNLAIIEDAAQSIGSEYKGKKVGELGTTATYSFFPTKNLGAYGDAGMIITNNDEVAEKMRVIRVHGSKPKYYHHILGYNSRLDELQAAILNVKFPHLTDWNKQRIEKAERYTSLLNERLGETVTTPYVEEHNYHIFHQYTIRVPKRDELQAYLKEQGVATMIYYPKPLHLQPVFSNLGYKEGDLPVTEKACQEAISLPMFPELKAEQQEYVVDMINKFFN